The sequence below is a genomic window from Sorangiineae bacterium MSr12523.
CTTTCCAAACCTGCGCGCACGCGCGCAATGTCCTGCGCCGATCGCGCCATGGGAACGAGAACCTGAACGTCTCCATGTTCACGCGCGCGATCGATGGCCCGCAGCTGCACCTCGAGCACGCGTGGGTGCGCGAGCAAAAGCTCCACGCCCCGGGCATCTCCGGGCAGCCACGGCAGCGGCTTGTCGCCGCCCGCATCGAAGAGGCGCACGATGCACGGCTTGCCCGAGACCCGGTTCGCCAAGGCCGCGTACACGCTGGCCTGCTCCGTTTCGCCCGGTGGGGAACGGCGGCCGCTGAAGAGGAGTTCCGTTCGCACGAGGCCAACGCCATCGGCGATGGACGGGATGTGCTCGTTCAAGGTGCCGACGTTGGCCCGCACCGGCGTGACCAGCCCCGTCGAGCACACGGCGTGCGCGATGGATTCGTCGCGGCGCTTCTGCGCGACCCATGCATCGTGCCGTGCGCGCGCGGCCTCGAGGAATTCTGCACTGGGGCTGCTCCAGAATTGGCACGATGTCTCGGTGCACTCGATGACGATGGTCTCGTCGCGCCGGATGGCCGAGACCACGTGCGCGGGCGCGAACACCAGCGGAAGCCCTCGCCCGCGTGCCAAGATGGCCGCGTGCGAGGTGTAGCCCGGGCCGGTGTCGCCTTCCGCGATGATTCCGCGAAAGGAACGCGGCAGGCCGACGAGCAGCGACGGCGTCAGAACGCGGGTGACGAGGATGCGATCGCCCTCGCCCGCGAGCAGCTCGGCGGTGACGAGATCGACACCGAGAAGCACCGCGCGCACGCGCTCCAGTGCATCGCGAACGAGATCGCTCCGCTCGGTGCTCGCCGAGGCCGCGGCCGCGTCGAGCGCGAGCACGGCGCTCATGCCCGCCTCCAGGTTCGGCAAGGTGGCGTTCATCAGCTCCGTCAAGATGACGAAGAGCGGTTCGAAGAGCTGCGCCTCGGGCGGCGGCAAGCCCGCGATCATGCGATGCAGTTCGCTCTGCGCGCGCGCGAAGGCAGCATGCACGCGGCGCCGGCTCGAGGGAATGTCGTCCGAGATGCTGTAACCGGGCATCGACTCCGGCGCGGCCTCGGCCACGGTGGTGAGGAGCAGCGAGGCGCGTCCGATGGCCATGCCTGGCGCGGCCGCCGTGGCGATTTCGGGCAGCGCATCGGTGGAGAATCCGTGGTGGATCAGATCGGACAGGCGCTCCAGCGCCAGGGCGGCATGTTCTCCGCGTGCGACGAGGCGCACGGTGCTGCCTCGAACGGCGCCCAGCTTGAGCACCTCGAGGATCTTTTTGGCATTGGCGCGCCGCTCCTCGAAGACGATCTCGATGGCAGCGCTCTGACGCGACGCGAGCCGCACGAGCATGCTCGCGGGGCGCGCGTGCAGTGGCTCGGGGAGCTCGATGTCGATCGCCTGCTCGTCCGTCACGAGTCCTCGTCTGTTTCGTCGATATCGTTCGTGCCGCCCAACTCGTCGATCTCGTTTCTGTATTGTGCGCGCATCTCCCCGCGTACCCAATACCAGGCGCCGGCGTAAATCACGCCGACGGCGAGGGCGCGCCAAAAGCCGGGTGTGCCCGGCTGAAAGAGGTTGAGCACGATCCAGGGCAGGATGTGGCTTCCCAGATCCAAGGCGGACCATTCTTGGTACTGCGAGGCCAGCTGCGTCGTGGCCTCGGGACGAACCCCGGCCGTGTGCGCCAGCTCGGTGGTCAACGGGCCCAGGCTGGTGCCAATCCAGAGAATGGGCACCATGACCAGGATGGCGTTCACCAGCCCGCGCACCATGTTCCCGCGCGAAGCGGCCACCGCCCAGAGGACGAAACATGGGAGCGTGGCCAAGTCGGCGAACGGAAGCAGGCGATTGCCCGGCAGGAGCACCGCAACGACGAGCATGATGGGCACGCAAAGCAGTGCCACGGCCATGTTGGCGGGGTGCCCGAAGACGACGGCCGCATCGAGACCGATGAACAAGTCGTGCCCGGGGAGCCGCTTGCGCAGGTATTCGCGCGCGCCCTCGGAAACCGGGATGAGCCCCTCCATGAGGATGGCCACGACCTTGGGCAGCACGATGAGCACCGCCGCCATGGTGACGGCCAGCGTGGAGACTTCTTTGAACCACGCGCCATAGCGGTGTTCCCGCCATAGCGAGATTCCGCCGAGGGCGCCGATCAACGCGCCGAGGGCCGCGCCCATGAAGATGGGCTCTCCCATGATGCCGAGTCGGCCGCGGATGGTCTCGGGACGGATCTCCAATTTGGAGAGACCTGGAATGCGCCGTTCGATGCGCTCGAGCGCGTACATGAGCGGGGCCCAATTCACGCTCTCCGTGTGCGGCAGGGAGATGCCGGGCAAACCGAAATGGTGCTCGATGGCCGGCGCGGTCCAATCGGCCAGCTTGAAGACGATGAAGGCC
It includes:
- a CDS encoding HPr family phosphocarrier protein, producing the protein MTDEQAIDIELPEPLHARPASMLVRLASRQSAAIEIVFEERRANAKKILEVLKLGAVRGSTVRLVARGEHAALALERLSDLIHHGFSTDALPEIATAAAPGMAIGRASLLLTTVAEAAPESMPGYSISDDIPSSRRRVHAAFARAQSELHRMIAGLPPPEAQLFEPLFVILTELMNATLPNLEAGMSAVLALDAAAASASTERSDLVRDALERVRAVLLGVDLVTAELLAGEGDRILVTRVLTPSLLVGLPRSFRGIIAEGDTGPGYTSHAAILARGRGLPLVFAPAHVVSAIRRDETIVIECTETSCQFWSSPSAEFLEAARARHDAWVAQKRRDESIAHAVCSTGLVTPVRANVGTLNEHIPSIADGVGLVRTELLFSGRRSPPGETEQASVYAALANRVSGKPCIVRLFDAGGDKPLPWLPGDARGVELLLAHPRVLEVQLRAIDRAREHGDVQVLVPMARSAQDIARVRAGLESDAPVGAMIETHEAAGAIESIARVSDFISVGTNDLASSVLGVDRAVSPELSLHDGRLLVVIRTIVDGAHATGRKVTVCGELAGHPEMARQLVGLGVDALSVACERIASVKVALGETEGPRNR